A single Apodemus sylvaticus chromosome 20, mApoSyl1.1, whole genome shotgun sequence DNA region contains:
- the Baz2a gene encoding bromodomain adjacent to zinc finger domain protein 2A isoform X3 translates to MEANDHFNFTGLPPAPAASGLKPSPSSGEGLYTNGSPMNFPQQGKSLNGDVNVNGLSTVSHTTTSGILNSAPHSSSTSHLHHPNVAYDCLWNYSQYPSANPGSNLKDPPLLSQFPGGQYPLNGILGGSRQPSSPSHNTNLRAGSQEFWANGTQSPMGLNFDSQELYDSFPDQNFEVMPNGPPSFFTSPQTSPMLGSSIQTFAPSQDVSSNIHPDETGEKELTSVVAENGTGLVGSLELEEEQPELKMCGYNGSVSSVESLHQEVSVLVPDPTVSCLDDPSHLPDQLEDTPILSEDSLEPFDSLATEPVSGGLYGMDDTELMGAEDKLPLEGNPVISALDCPSLSNANAFSLLADDSQTSASIFVSPTSPPVLGDSVLQDNSFGLNSGSDSEQEEMETQSSNFQRPLTEPAPDQPPSIQLHPAVSPTASPVASLTASAEISPAVSPVASSPVPPEVFAAVSPASSPALPTISLEASMTTPVTSSQGSPEPAPAAAFQTVSPGSKDVSNAPEACADREEMTGDVVAVSGSGDVLKRRIATPEEVRLPLQHGWRREVRIKKGSHRWQGETWYYGPCGKRMKQFPEVIKYLSRNVVHSVRREHFSFSPRMPVGDFFEERDTPEGVQWVRLSAEEIPSRIQAITGKRGRPRNNEKAKSKEVPKVKRGRGRPPKIKMPEQTNKADSRLPKKLETQEILSEEDKAKMTKSKKKMKQKGQRGESQTPVQGQHKQRCFQSHLRRNDFPYGLQARNKRKQDTKNLKQKDTKKKFKAEKEKMKTKQEKPKEKVKREKKEKVKVKGKEEPRARPSCRTAAQRRLEEQQRQQAILEEMKKPTEDMCLADHQPLPDFTRIPGLTLSSRAFSDCLTIVEFLHSFGKVLGFDLTKDIPSLGVLQEGLLCQGDSLDKVQDLLVRLLKAALHDPGLPPYCQSLKILGEKVSEIPLTRDNVSEILRCFLMAYRVEPSFCDSLRTQPFQAQPPQQKAAILAFLVHELNGSTIIINEIDKTLENMSSYRKNKWIVEGRLRRLKTALAKRTGRPEVLMEGAEDGLGRRRSSRIMEETSGIEEEEEEESTAAIHGRRGRRDGEVDVVASSIPELERHIEKLSKRQLFFRKKLLHSSQMLRAVSLGQDRYRRHYWVLPCLAGIFVEGSEGSTDTEDEIKQETESLMEAVTSTPRSARVSVKRESVGSNTSTSPGRSRGRPRKPKPGSVQPQHLMSTIGEHDSEQAQTQAHPGPQPQPQAPTQPHLQSSSGFLEPEGSPFSLGQSQHDLSQSAFLSWLSQTQSHNSLLSSSVLTPDSSPGKLDSAPSQSLEEPEPDEAQSCRGPQGPWFNFSAQIPCDAAPTPPPAVSEDQPTPSLQLPASSKPMNTPGAANPCSPVQLSSTHLPGGAPKRLSGDSEEMPQSPTGLGQLKRRGRPPSKFFKQVEQHYLTQLTAQPIPPDMCSGWWWIRDPETLDVLLKALHPRGIREKALHKHLSKHKDFLQEVCLQPLTDPIFEPNQLPALEEGIMSWSPKEKTYETDLAVLQWVEELEQRVVLSDLQIRGWTCPSPDSTREDLTYCEHLPDSQEDIPWRGRGREGTVPQRQNTNPLDLAVMRLAVLEQNVERRYLREPLWAAHEVVVEKALLSTPNGAPDSTSTEISYEITPRVRVWRQTLERCRSAAQVCLCVGQLERSIAWEKSVNKVTCLVCRKGDNDEFLLLCDGCDRGCHIYCHRPKMEAVPEGDWFCAVCLAQQVEEEYTRRPGFPKRGQKRKSSFPLTFTEGDSPRRRRRMLSRSRESPAVPRYPEDRLSPSKRRRHSMRSHHSDLTFCESILMEMESHDAAWPFLEPVNPRLVSGYRRVIKNPMDFSTMRERLLRGGYTSSEEFAADALLVFDNCQTFNEDDSEVGKAGHIMRRFFESRWEEFYQGKQANL, encoded by the exons ATGGAGGCAAACGACCATTTTAACTTTACTGGCCTTCCTCCTGCACCAGCTGCCTCAGGACTGAAACCCTCTCCTTCCTCAGGGGAGGGCCTCTACACTAACGGGTCTCCCATGAACTTCCCACAGCAAGGGAAAA gTTTGAATGGGGATGTGAATGTTAATGGCTTATCTACTGTATCTCACACTACTACTTCAGGGATTTTGAACTCTGCTCCCCACTCCTCTAGCACCTCACACCTCCATCACCCTAATGTGGCCTACGACTGTCTTTGGAACTACTCACAGTACCCATCTGCCAATCCTGGCAGCAACCTCAAGGACCCACCCCTTCTTTCTCAGTTCCCTGGGGGACAATACCCGCTCAACGGTATCCTTGGGGGCAGCCGACAACCTTCATCCCCAAGTCACAACACTAATCTTCGAGCTGGGAGCCAAGAGTTCTGGGCCAATGGTACCCAGAGTCCGATGGGGCTTAACTTCGACTCACAGGAGCTGTATGATTCTTTTCCTGACCAGAATTTTGAGGTGATGCCCAATGGACCCCCAAGTTTTTTCACCTCGCCACAGACTTCTCCAATGTTGGGGTCTAGTATCCAGACCTTTGCACCTTCCCAGGATGTAAGCAGTAACATCCATCCTGATGAGACAGGAGAAAAGGAACTGACTTCAGTTGTAGCAGAAAACGGCACTGGCTTGGTAGGCAGCCTGGAGCTGGAGGAAGAACAGCCAG AACTGAAGATGTGTGGCTACAATGGTTCTGTCTCCTCTGTGGAGTCTTTACACCAAGAAGTCTCCGTCCTGGTCCCTGATCCCACAGTGAGCTGTCTAGATGATCCTTCACATCTTCCTGATCAACTGGAAGACACTCCAATCCTCAGTGAAGACTCTCTCGAGCCTTTTGACTCTCTGGCAACAG AGCCAGTCAGTGGCGGGCTTTACGGTATGGACGACACAGAGCTGATGGGTGCAGAAGACAAGCTGCCACTGGAGGGCAACCCTGTGATCTCGGCCCTCGATTGCCCTTCTCTCAGTAATGCTAATGCCTTCAGTCTCCTGGCTGACGACAGCCAGACATCAGCCTCCATCTTTGTcagccccacctccccacccgTCTTAGGGGATTCTGTCTTGCAAG ATAACAGCTTTGGACTTAACAGTGGCAGTGACTCTGAACAGGAAGAAATGGAGACCCAGTCTTCAAACTTCCAACGTCCCCTGACTGAGCCAGCCCCTGACCAGCCACCTAGTATTCAACTACATCCAGCAGTCTCACCAACAGCCTCCCCAGTAGCCTCCTTGACAGCATCTGCAGAAATCTctccagctgtctctccagtaGCATCCTCGCCTGTCCCTCCTGAAGTCTTTGCAGCAGTCTCTCCAGCTTCCTCACCTGCTCTCCCAACTATCTCTTTGGAAGCTTCTATGACAACTCCAGTAACTTCTTCTCAAGGTTCCCCTGAACCTGCTCCAGCAGCTGCCTTCCAGACAGTCTCCCCAGGAAGTAAAGATGTCAGCAATGCCCCTGAAGCTTGTGCTGATCGGGAAGAGATGACTGGAGACGTAGTCGCAGTCTCTGGTAGTG GGGATGTACTGAAGAGACGTATTGCTACCCCAGAAGAAGTTCGTCTTCCCCTCCAGCATGG GTGGCGAAGAGAAGTACGCATCAAGAAGGGCAGCCATCGGTGGCAGGGGGAGACTTGGTATTATGGCCCCTGTGGGAAGAGAATGAAGCAATTTCCAGAAGTTATCAAG TACCTGAGCCGAAATGTGGTGCACAGTGTCCGCCGTGAGCACTTCAGCTTCAGTCCCCGCATGCCTGTTGGAGATTTCTTTGAAGAAAGAGATACACCAGAG GGTGTGCAGTGGGTCCGGTTATCAGCAGAGGAGATTCCTTCCAGAATTCAAGCAATCACTGGCAAACGAGGCCGACCTCGGAACAATGAGAAGGCTAAGAGCAAGGAAGTTCCCAAAGTGAAGCGGGGCCGAGGTCGGCCTCCTAAGATCAAAATGCCTGAGCAGACGAATAAAGCAGATAGCCGGCTTCCAAAGAAACTGGAAACCCAAG AAATACTGAGTGAGGAGGATAAAGCAAAAATGActaaaagcaaaaagaagatgaagcaGAAGGGACAGCGTGGAGAGAGTCAGACTCCTGTCCAAGGGCAG CACAAGCAGAGGTGCTTTCAGAGTCATTTGAGGAGAAATGACTTCCCTTATGGTTTACAGGCCAGAAACAAGAGGAAGCAAGACACCAAGAACTTAAAGCAGAAGGACACTAAGAAGAAATTCAAG gctgagaaagagaagatgaagacaaagcaggagaagccaaaggaaaaggtaaagagggaaaagaaggaaaaagtaaaagtgaagggaaaggaagagcccAGAGCCAGGCCGTCCTGTCGAACCGCTGCACAGAGGCGGCTGgaggagcagcagaggcagcaggctaTCTTGGAGGAGATGAAGAAGCCCACAGAGGATATGTGTCTGGCTGACCACCAG cccctgcccgaCTTCACACGCATCCCTGGTTTAACACTGTCCAGTAGGGCTTTCTCAGACTGCTTGACCATCGTGGAGTTCCTGCACAGTTTTGGCAAAGTGCTGGGCTTTGACCTTACCAAAGACATTCCTAGTCTAGGAGTGCTGCAGGAGGGACTCTTATGTCAAGGCGACAGCTTGGACAAAGTGCAAGACCTGCTGGTGCGGCTCCTGAAGGCTGCACTCCATGATCCTGGCCTGCCTCCCTACTGTCAG TCCCTGAAAATCTTGGGGGAGAAGGTGTCGGAGATCCCGTTGACCAGAGACAATGTGTCTGAGATCCTGCGCTGCTTCCTCATGGCATACAGAGTGGAGCCATCCTTCTGCGACAGCCTGCGTACCCAGCCTTTCCAGGCCCAGCCCCCTCAACAGAAGGCTGCGATTCTCGCCTTCCTTGTGCATGAGCTCAACGGTTCCACCATTATCATCAA TGAGATTGACAAGACTCTGGAGAATATGTCCAGCTACAGGAAAAACAAATGGATTGTTGAAGGCCGACTCCGGAG ACTGAAAACTGCTCTGGCCAAGAGAACTGGGCGGCCTGAGGTTTTGATGGAAGGGGCAGAAGATGGCCTGGGACGGAGGCGCAGCTCTCGGATCATGGAGGAAACCAGTGGcatagaagaggaggaagaggaggaaagtacGGCAGCGATCCATGGTCGCAGGGGTCGAAGAGATGGAGAG GTTGATGTTGTGGCATCCAGCATTCCAGAGCTAGAGCGCCATATAGAAAAACTCAGTAAG CGTCAGCTCTTCTTTAGAAAAAAGCTGCTTCACTCATCACAGATGCTTCGGGCAGTGTCCTTGGGTCAAGACCGCTATAGACGCCATTACTGGGTATTACCATGTCTTGCTGGTATCTTTGTGGAAGGATCGGAGGGGAGCACAG ATActgaagatgaaataaagcaagaaaCTGAGTCCTTGATGGAAGCAGTCACTTCAACACCCCGCTCTGCCCGAGTCTCTGTAAAGAGGGAGTCAGTTGGCTCTAACACCTCTACTTCTCCGGGCCGGTCCCGAGGCCGGCCTCGAAAACCTAAGCCTGGGTCTGTGCAGCCTCAGCACCTTATGTCCACCATCGGGGAACATGATTCAGAACAAGCCCAGACTCAAGCTCACCCTggacctcagcctcagcctcaggccCCTACCCAGCCCCATCTTCAGTCCAGTAGCGGGTTCCTAGAGCCAGAAGGTTCCCCTTTCTCTCTGGGTCAGAGCCAGCATGACCTCAGCCAGTCTGCCTTCCTGTCTTGGCTGAGCCAGACTCAGAGCCACAATTCCCTACTGAGTAGCTCAGTCCTCACGCCTGATAGCAGCCCAGGAAAATTAGACTCTGCTCCATCTCAGTCCCTGGAGGAGCCAGAGCCTGATGAGGCACAATCCTGCCGTGGGCCTCAAGGTCCCTGGTTCAACTTCTCAGCCCAGATACCCTGTGATGCTGCTCCTACACCACCCCCTGCAGTTTCTGAAGACCAACCTACTCCCTCCCTCCAGCTGCCTGCCTCCTCTAAACCA ATGAACACACCTGGTGCTGCCAATCCTTGTTCCCCAGTGCAGCTCTCTTCCACCCACTTGCCTGGAGGGGCCCCTAAGAGGCTATCAGGGGACTCTGAAGAAATGCCACAGAGTCCCACAGGGCTGGGACAACTAAAGCGGAGAGGGAGACCTCCTAGCAAGTTCTTCAAGCAGGTGGAGCAGCATTACTTAACCCAGCTGACAGCCCAGCCTATCCCCCCTG ACATGTGCTCAGGCTGGTGGTGGATCCGAGATCCTGAGACACTGGATGTCCTGCTCAAGGCACTGCATCCCCGAGGCATCCGGGAGAAGGCTCTTCACAAACATCTCAGCAAGCACAAGGACTTTTTGCAGGAAGTTTGTTTACAGCCCTTAACTG ATCCCATCTTTGAGCCTAATCAGCTGCCTGCCTTGGAAGAAGGAATTATGAGCTGGTCCCCCAAAGAGAAAACTTACGAAACAGACCTGGCTGTGCTTCAGTGGGTGGAGGAGCTAGAACAACGGGTTGTCCTCTCGGATCTACAGATCCGG ggCTGGACATGCCCTAGCCCAGACTCCACCAGAGAAGACTTGACctactgtgagcatctgcctgaTTCCCAGGAGGATATCCCTTGGAGGGGTCGGGGCAGGGAAGGAACAGTACCTCAGCGGCAGAACACCAACCCTCTGGACCTGGCTGTGATGCGATTGGCTGTTCTGGAGCAAAATGTAGAGCGGCGGTACTTGCGGGAGCCCCTCTGGGCGGCCCATGAGGTGGTAGTGGAGAAGGCCCTACTGAGCACGCCCAATGGTGCCCCTGACAGCACCTCAACTGAGAT ATCCTATGAGATCACCCCTCGTGTCCGAGTCTGGCGGCAGACACTTGAGAGGTGCCGTAGTGCAGCCcaagtgtgcttgtgtgtgggcCAGCTGGAAAGGTCCATCGCGTGGGAGAAGTCTGTCAACAAGGTG ACCTGCCTGGTCTGCCGGAAGGGTGACAATGATGAGTTTCTCCTGCTTTGTGATGGGTGTGACCGAGGCTGCCACATTTATTGTCATCGGCCCAAGATGGAGGCTGTTCCAGAAGGAGACTGGTTCTGTGCTGTCTGTCTGGCCCAG CAGGTGGAGGAAGAATACACTCGGAGGCCTGGTTTTCCAAAACGAGGCCAAAAGCGGAAAAGTAGTTTTCCACTGACCTTCACAGAAGGTGACAGCCCGCGCCGGCGGCGACGGATGTTGTCAAGGAGCCGAGAAAGCCCAGCAGTGCCTCGGTACCCAGAAGACAGGCTGTCTCCCTCCAAAAGACGGCGACATTCAATGAGAAGCCACCACAGTGATCTCACATTTTGCGA GAGTATCCTGATGGAGATGGAGTCCCACGATGCAGCCTGGCCTTTCCTGGAGCCTGTGAACCCTCGCTTGGTGAGTGGATACCGACGTGTCATCAAGAACCCTATGGATTTTTCCACCATGCGAGAACGCCTGCTCCGTGGAGG GTACACTAGCTCAGAAGAGTTTGCAGCTGATGCCCTGCTGGTTTTTGACAACTGCCAGACCTTCAATGAGGATGACTCTGAAGTGGGCAAGGCTGGGCACATCATGCGCCGCTTCTTTGAGAGTCGCTGGGAGGAATTTTATCAGGGAAAACAGGCCAATCTGTGA